In Lathyrus oleraceus cultivar Zhongwan6 chromosome 2, CAAS_Psat_ZW6_1.0, whole genome shotgun sequence, the DNA window CAGCATTGGTGGAAGCATGTCTAATGGTTTGttcaaatatgaacttgccaaagtcatagttaacccttgttccaatagcatgaatgatcctcccaagagcaatggagatggtagatatGTGATTTGTAGGAACCCAATTAGCTGagccaatcttgtgcaagatggcatatttaacactGAGCTTTCCAGCTGATAAGTGGTTtctactaggccattccttaacttggccagtTGTGATGACCttacagacctcattgtctgtggtttctaggtctactcctccatccattcctcttcctaggaacttgttgatgacacatggtgagaatttcacacatttgCCTCTCACAAATACCTTGCAAAACTCCCTGCTATTCTTATCAtgaatatcctcagggatattaacaataaactctctaaccaacccctcataacattgggtTAGATTAACCACACTCTTCATGAGTCCAGCATTTTTGATCAACTCAATAACCtcctttacctctacagcttcTTGTCCAAGTTCTCTCTCAATGGCTACTCTTCTCTGAATGACATATTTCCACTTTGCTGCTCCATCTTCCAAATGAAAAGAGATATTGTCTAGATGAACAGCAGTAACCTTGCCAGGAGATTTCTGAACAACCTtcctttttgcaggggagatgtctgggacatcgtctttgaCATCCTCCTCAGAGTCCAAGTTgtctctttcttttcttttcccaACCTCAACCTTGCTCCATGGTTTTGAGGGTCCTATTCCTACATCCTTTTTCACTCTAGCAGCTCTCATATTAGCCATACTTTTCCCTTTCTTAGTTCTCAGTTTCTCAGCTATGCTAGGTTTAACCAGATGAACCAAGGAATCATCCTCTCCTTCAGTGCTTTCTTCCTCTAGATCAATAATATCTTCTTGAGGCACATTTTGTTTCTTGCTAGGTAtggttttacctagagagcaaAGCCCTTCAGCTGCCACTTctttttctgatctagatgaatcatcatctttatcagcatgGGTTTTACCCTCAGGAGAGGgttcccttctggacagaggggtagagACCCCTCCAACTACATGTCCTTCACTCAGAATTCTAGTAACCAGTCTCCTTATAGCGCGATCAGTGTAATGCATGTCTTTAGGAAGAGAGGAGTTACCagaggtattaccttgcttatctccagcACTGGAGGAGGTACCTGTGGTGTCGCCCGGTATCATGCACAGAGGAGTGACGTCCAT includes these proteins:
- the LOC127122423 gene encoding uncharacterized protein LOC127122423, whose translation is MSQHPSSSGSKPFQHAKTPSMEFVDEDVMDVTPLCMIPGDTTGTSSSAGDKQGNTSGNSSLPKDMHYTDRAIRRLVTRILSEGHVVGGVSTPLSRREPSPEGKTHADKDDDSSRSEKEVAAEGLCSLGKTIPSKKQNVPQEDIIDLEEESTEGEDDSLVHLVKPSIAEKLRTKKGKSMANMRAARVKKDVGIGPSKPWSKVEVGKRKERDNLDSEEDVKDDVPDISPAKRKVVQKSPGKVTAVHLDNISFHLEDGAAKWKYVIQRRVAIERELGQEAVEVKEVIELIKNAGLMKSVNFKREEKIRFAEVVNAQKVMEVEGSRTSFGASKIGRTSETTMKNPSKEKELAEEFEYNSNDVQEYIDFLRTDNEEVDQVWRM